Genomic window (Armatimonadota bacterium):
GAGATGCTTCGCAGCGACTGGCCGGAGTTCCGGCGCTTTGGCCAGGCGTATGTGACCGCATGCTACCCCGGAGTAATAAAGGCCTGGCACTTTCACGCCCGTCAATGGGACTACTTCTCCT
Coding sequences:
- a CDS encoding dTDP-4-dehydrorhamnose 3,5-epimerase; the protein is MDLIQGVLVRPQRLTPDDRGYLMEMLRSDWPEFRRFGQAYVTACYPGVIKAWHFHARQWDYFS